The sequence caaaaagaagcatttAGATCATTTGTAGAGGAAAGTGATTGTGATAAAATCCAAACTTGTCTGTTTTATAGATTCCATGCATGTTACTCTGTTTTAAATACTTTGCTTCACTGTAAATTTgtattatcattatttgtattatttattattgtattaaTACTGTCACAGTCTAAATAAAGTCCAAATAGACGTCCTTCCCCTTCCTCAGTGTCCAGGAGGGGGCGATGGGCTAACACACTTCAGCTCCAAACTCCCCAAAAAGTagggttctctctctctcactcacacacacacacacacacacacacttgatgaCTTGCTGCATGTACTCCTTTCCTTATTTGAAAGCACTCATGTAACCTGAATATTGATGACTTTTATTAGTTTGCTGTTCCTCTTTCATTCTATAGATCTATGCTCGTTTAGTTTCCAGCTTTGGTGGCCCATCTGATCTGCCTGTACTCTATTAGAGCTGCATTTTATAGGTGTGTTTATTAGGTGTTTTTAATGGATCTTTTGCTCTCATGAAGTTAACTCAAAGCATTCTGCACTTTCTCCCTTCAGCACATGCCACTGGATTTAAACAAAATGAGAACCTTTTCATTTGTATGTTCTGCTTTTGTGCAGGTCTCTATTTTTGTGTGAGGAGTTGGCTCCCTGAAGCCATTCACTGAGGTTGTGGGCTGTGCATTTTTCCCTCTCCCTGCATTGTCCTGAAGGAGAACAGAGGTCTGTGATTGGACTCTTCCTGCTCCACTGTGAACCAGTGCAAAGGCTGCACCTGAGCTAAGCAACCAATAGGCCGCCTGCTCTCTCAGTAGCAGCCTGCAGAGCCACAGGATGACAATACACACTCTGTAGACACCCAGCATACTGTACCAATACCTCCCTCTTTTTCACACATACAAAACATTTAGCCAGCTTGTCAAAACTTAGCTACAGAACATAATGCAaaccttttttcacttttttgctgtttaaatgtttatgcACAGGCCTAAAATTTTcactttgtaatataaaatgcaatttcATGTGCTTAGTATCGGATCTAATTGGTTTCTAGCGGTTTCACTTGTAAAATAGATCAGCACATTGTTATCCAAGTCAGCTTCTTCAGAGATGAGAAGGTTTCTTGAGGTCATGAGTTCATTTCTTCCCCATTATATTAATGTCATATTTTAATCTCATGAAGCAAGCATAAGATCAGCAGACTTATTTGAGTAGTACCCTTAAAAAGTGGAAAATTGATGTCAGAGTTTGATTTCCAGTGCTGCAGTTCTTTATACACTTAAATTAATTCTAATTTAGCGACAGACAAAGAACACGAGGAAAGATGATAATATGAATTTTCACGTGTTATAAATCAGAAGAACTATTCATGGTGATAATACTACAATTAAAAGTATCACATTCCGGATTGAACCACGTCAAAAGCGATTAAGTATCAGATATGAATAAGTGCCCACATATATGTTTCGTAAACAAGCTTAACCTCTGTGCCGTCATTCAGCTGCATGTAACATGATcatttttacagtttgtttttattttgtttcgtGTCGGGTCGgtgctactttaaaaaaatacactttttttgtttatttcaatcaaatctaatgaaaagcattttttccttttcagtgtcACCATTACTGTCGGATAAAATGTAAGTGAATAACAAAGTGTGCCAGTCGCCTCTGACACGAGCAGAAGCAGTCTGTAATGTTTCACGAAACTGAAAAATCCAATAATCATAAGTTTGGTCTAAACATTTGCTGAACGAGGGTATTTAGCTGCTTTTCGATTGCAGGGCTTGACTGCGAGTGTAGCTGTAAGAAAAGCAAATGTAAAACTGTTAATAAACTACCAGTTTCTCCATGCAGTTACATAAGTAACCTTACACCCGGAGGCAGTAGAATATTTGTGTAATCTGGGGCATGCTGACTGATGTGAGACTAGATCCCAGCAGGCTCTGAAATCTCTCCTACAGGCCTGCAGATAAGCAGAGCCTCTGCGCTGCTGTTTAGCTTTCACACAGTCCAAACAGGATAAGTTGCAGTTTGTCTCAAACGAACTGCgcattttctcctgttttcctccaaaaGCATAAATAACATCATAGAGCAGCACTGATCATTTAACAAAGTTGTGAATAATCTTGGCCTTTTTACCCCACGCCGTCACCAGTCATTAGTTATGATCCACGGGGCCTCCACAGGAGCCTATTGATCACTCGCTGACTGATTGATTTAGACAAATACTTTTTTCTCCCAGTGTGCGAGGTCGACTCGCTCTCCCTGTTAATTGAAGATAACAGAGTGGCAACAATGGCCCCCGTAACAGAATGAGAGTCCTGTGATTGTCgctgcagaaagaaaagaaaaatgaagaagaaggggaggaggacgaagaggaggaagaggggagaCTCTCTAATTAGGAAGCGGGGCGGTGTGGAGGCTGTGGCCGGCAGGCAGGCGACAGACGCCGGGTCCCGGACAAAAGGCTGTCTGCTGCCCTAAACTCCCCctgcttaaccctttaaaccgagacacacacatgcagtgacacacataaacacacacactgctgaggcCTCGGCGCAAGTCACATTTCTACTGAGGATGAGTTCATGAATgtacaggaacacacacacaaatacgcaGCACTAACGAAATATTGCATTCATTCTAAATACTTTAGGCTCAAACTCCAAACACCATGCATGTTTGGTTTCATAATACAACATTTATTTCCGCAGGTAAAAACACGTTCTGTTTCACACTCGTCGGTCGGACTCTGAGCTGCTCTTTGCTTTAAACAGTTAAAGCTGCTCTCCGGCTGCAGCGGATGTGTGCGAGCGCAGCAGAGAAAGCTCTTCCTATAAATACTTCCATCACTTCAGTGTttctaaaaatacacacaatgcTAAAGGAAATGCTGATTGACGGCGACCGAGGACCTGCTCGAAATAGAGCTGTGTGTACAGAAGACAGGTCCAGGAACTAAAACgatgtgacagactgctgcaacAAAACACGAGAAAATAgaacataaaaatgcaaatatagaGGGGCAAAGCCTGCTCTTTAATTCGTTTGCTCATGTAAAGTCTGAAACAATAAAGCACGCTGTAATAGTCATAGCTGTAGTCTCAATGCAAAAATTCTGCCAGCAATTTTGACCCACAAATTTCACCATGCAATTTAAATCTGCTTTTAATGACATGCAAACTCGACCCAGACACATTTTCTTATCAAATTTAGTAAACCACACTTTTTCCTCCTGTTCGATATGTGGCCGACAGGGGGCGCTCCTGCCCCGCGCGTACGCGTGTGTGTCTACAAGCAGGCCCTTATTTGTGTGAAACCTTAGCTTAGATGACTTCATTAAAAAGGCTCCAAAAGTGGTGACAGTTGGTAGAGTGAGGtgataataatactaatactaataacaataataataatacaacctTTCgcacaacatttttttattgaaattgtgagacaaacaaaaaaaaaaaagaaaaaagaaagaaagaaagaaaaaaacaaaaagaaaaaaatacccgGACAACCAGCATAAACAAGATATTTccaactttaaatatatttatgaatAGATATGAACGATGCGCCCATAGGAGGAATTACTTTGAATGTCTCCTGGCTGAAGTGAAATAACCTGAGGTGTTTTAGAATCCATGTGGAGCTCTCTCTATCTCTGTTCCTCTGTGTTTGTCGGTGGATGCAGACTAAAACATGGCACACGTCTCCTAAAAAAAGTCATCGATGCTTcatacacagttttttttttctttttcttttttcaaaccaaCAAGCGCTAAATAGCTTTCATGTACAGTATATGTAAAACGGGGcggaaggaggaagaggagggggcagGATCCATTCGAAATATATACACGCTAATATACAGCCTTGAATAAATTAATACCAATTGCATATTCTTGGATCTTAGCTttatttacagattttttttattacataaatagttcagaaagatttttttttctggcattaAATGATAAACGGTTCTTTCTTCCTCTCGCAGGCGGGACGTTCACCTTCCATCCCTTTTGAAATAATCAGACTTGCCTGTCGGCGTCGTAAGCCTCGTGTTCAGGCGTGGAGTTTAGAAACCAGGCTCGGATGCTCAAGTGCTTCAGGTTACCCAAACTTTACAGCACACACTTTCCACAGTGCCCCACGCACAGTGCGGAGCTGCAGGCTCTCGGACAGGTTAGACCGCTATAAGAGGCCGATGGTGGCCTTGCGTGGTCCACCTGTGATATGACATGATGACGTTTAATTCACTACTTGTTTGCTTGTTGTCACTGTGACTCTCTGATAGACGTCCTTGGCCTTAGGTTAAAGGGGTTTTTTGTGAttatttaattctttattttcCTCACATTTGAGTTATTTCCTTATTATTCTTTTCTAAATCGTTTTTATTTAATGAGTGTAGAATTGcagcagggattttttttttctgttttgtgtttttctttgttctggtGGGTCTGGCCGTCTTCAAAAGCTAACCCTAAAAACACTGGGATTTCAGGGAGGACTTTGGTGTCTGATGGTGCTGAAGCTTTTCACGCTTTCCAACAGGTCAGCTCTGAAGGAAACTTTCAATACTTGTGAATTGAAAAAgattaaatataattacataGACTATATTTCTGTCTACCTGCAGCtttgttccaaaaaatagtcATAATTGGCCTTCATCAACGCCCATCAGTCATGCCTTCATCCCAGTCTCTGTAATGTGCTGTACAGGACATATGCACTTATAGTCCTCTAGTATTCAAGCCAAGTCTTCATCCCAGACAGAGAGTCTTAATCACTTGGGACAGTCTGTATTTGGGGAGGGTTCCCTTTGGCCCTCCAGGCCGCTAACCAGTCTCTGGATGCTCTGCAGCTCGTTCACTGAGTCCTTCACGGAGGTTTTGGGAGACGCGACCCTCCCACTTGAGCCTCCTGTCTTGTGATTGCTGTGGTGCTCCGGTGCTGGGCTGGTTTCCCTACTGCCCGGTTTGGAGGACTCTGAGCCTGGGTTGATGCTTCCCTGCAGGCCGGTGGTGAGCAGGCTCGAGCTTTGAGGCAGAGACACCGGGAGCTGGTAGGGGTTGAAGCGGAGCCGTGGCCTGGATGAGCCGAGGAAGGGGTTCCTGGAGAGCGGACTGGATGTGCTGGTGGCTGGGAGGGCTGAggctgaagctgctgctgcagctgctgccatGTAGGTGTAAGGATACGGGAAGAGACCCCCAAATGGAGGCATGGGGATGCCCTGAAAGTCGAACAAGGAAAGACACATAGTCAGTGCAAAGATCACTGATGTGGGACGATCATCAAAGAATCTCTTCCATTCACCTACTCACAAAAACATCAGATTCTTCCGTTTTCTCAGACTgtttaaaactgatttaaaaagcaCTGAAGCAGTAATATATTATTCCtgggttttgtttatttatgtatttttacaaaTAGATGATTCTACATTTCAAAAGGTGAATTTGATGAGTGTACTGTTGTTTTAATCATCAACAAACCTAAATTCCGAGCTTGCTGAGTGTAGAGTTTATTTCAACAATCACAGTGTGAAGAAGGCAAAGTAAATCATGTCTATGTCCCTGTCCTGCTGACGTCACATGACTGCTACAGGTGTGGAGAGGGACTAAATCATTTAAGTGGGCGGCTTTCCTTACCTGAGAGGCAAGCATGTGCTGGGACAGATGGAAGGGGAAGGGGTTTGGGGTTCCTCCTGTGCCCTGGGTGGAGAGGCTGCCATTTTCCAAACCACTTGTTCCAGATACAGAGGCCAATAGATGCCCCATGCCCATAGCGGAAAAGGCTCCAGGGGCCATGGCAAACTGCCCAGGGTGAAACAACAGTGGCGATCCGGTGTTCAGAGGGTTAAAGAACTGCTGACTGTGCAGGCCAGACAGAGCCAAGCTTTGTAAATGGCCTGGGCTGAAGTGTGAGGGGCTCTCGGTCTGGACTACAAGAGGGGAGAAGGCATCCTTAGTGGCACTGATGCCTCCAGCCTCCGAGTCCTTTGTTAACACGTCTGTGGTGTCCTTCCTGTGCCTGCTTTCCACTTTGTCCTTCTCGAGGCTCCTTATACTGAATAAAGAGTCATCCTTCTTCTCAGCAACGGCTCTTTCCCTCATGCGCTCCTCACACCTGGAGCTGTAGGGGGACACAGGTTCGGGTCCCGGGCTGTTGGACCCGGTGCAGCGCTCATCTTGATGCTCCAGCTCTTGCTCGCTGTCAGTGCATGTTTTATCATCTAAGATGCAGAAATCAGAAAGCAGGACACATAAGCACCAGTCCTACACTCTAACCCACACACAGCAAATCATGTGGTCACGAGGCTGGTTGGGACGCTCTCTCCAAATCCACCTTGTATGTTCCAGTCTTtgagaaaataacatttaaccagcattttaaatattgtattaattttgaaaaatattcCTTGTCAGCCTGTGTGTAATGTTTTAGTGAgcaaagattggaaaaatgaaCATGTTTAAATTTTTATCAGAGccctttaaaactaaatgctGAGACCTAATGAGACTCATATATAATGGACTATTTCTGAACTTTTATAATCGAGTTATAACATTCAgatgaaaatttgaatttcaaatCCCACGGCAGTCCAAAATTAGGCTGATTTTACTGTCTTTATACACAGTTCTTACCaacaaaattaacaaattaaataaaggCGGGTCAGTGCGTTATCCGAGGCAACCTTTGGTTAACAGGTGAGGAAtgcaaaccaaaaaccaacgCAAATCCAACAGTAATATGAGTAACAACCAAACAGTTTGGAGGTCAGAGTCCTGTGGCACCGTTTAAAGACATGTCGCTGTTTTATCTGAACGCACCACAgtccaaaaaccaaacaaaaactgaatCGCAAAAATCAAATGCCACAATAATAATCTAGAACTAAtagtgtaataataataaaataaataatgcatgTATGACAATAATGCATCTACTTTGTGTCACTGTTTACTTTGCACTCATTTAATACTTTATcactttaaaatatgaaattatttCATAACCTAAACGATCATTGCAGCAGCTCGTGATTATTAACGCACCCCGCTGTCATGAAATCCAACAAAGCCCCTGcaccaaagaaaaaataagcGGTAGTATCACTAACCTCGACTTGGCCTGCTGAACCTCAGCGGGCTGGTACCCGCTCCCAGCGGGGAGTGGACCGTGTCCCTGCCGGCAGGAGCTTCACTGGACGAGGCGTCCGAGTCCGCGCCCTCCCTGTCCGCCTTGCACTGGTCCTCGTACATCCGCAGCGAAGGCATGGACAGCTGCTTcctgcaataataataataataataataatattaataataataataataataataataataataataataataataataataacaacaaatgaGTTGTCCttgctgaatttaaaaaaaaggccgATACTCAAAGCgcgcaggcacacacacacacacacacacacacacacacacacacacacacacacacacacacacacacacagagcaggtgTTATACAGCAGTTTGTaccttttctctctccttccgTTTCCCGTGTCTCTGAAACCTTTGGCGAACGGGTTGTTGTCGATCTTCAGCTGTGTTATCTATCCAAAATAGAAGGACAGGAGCCGTTTTATACACAGAGAaccacaggaaa comes from Astatotilapia calliptera chromosome 14, fAstCal1.2, whole genome shotgun sequence and encodes:
- the tbx2b gene encoding T-box transcription factor TBX2b isoform X1; the encoded protein is MRDPVFTGTAMAYHPFHAHRPTDFPMSAFLAAAQPSFFPALSLPPGALTKPITDHGLAGAAEAGLHPALSHHQAAHLRSMKSLEPEEEVDDDPKVTLEAKDLWDQFHKLGTEMVITKSGRRMFPPFKVRINGLDKKAKYILLMDIVAADDCRYKFHNSRWMVAGKADPEMPKRMYIHPDSPATGEQWMAKPVAFHKLKLTNNISDKHGFVQTILNSMHKYQPRFHIVRANDILKLPYSTFRTYVFPETEFVAVTAYQNDKITQLKIDNNPFAKGFRDTGNGRREKRKQLSMPSLRMYEDQCKADREGADSDASSSEAPAGRDTVHSPLGAGTSPLRFSRPSRDDKTCTDSEQELEHQDERCTGSNSPGPEPVSPYSSRCEERMRERAVAEKKDDSLFSIRSLEKDKVESRHRKDTTDVLTKDSEAGGISATKDAFSPLVVQTESPSHFSPGHLQSLALSGLHSQQFFNPLNTGSPLLFHPGQFAMAPGAFSAMGMGHLLASVSGTSGLENGSLSTQGTGGTPNPFPFHLSQHMLASQGIPMPPFGGLFPYPYTYMAAAAAAASASALPATSTSSPLSRNPFLGSSRPRLRFNPYQLPVSLPQSSSLLTTGLQGSINPGSESSKPGSRETSPAPEHHSNHKTGGSSGRVASPKTSVKDSVNELQSIQRLVSGLEGQREPSPNTDCPK
- the tbx2b gene encoding T-box transcription factor TBX2b isoform X2, with the protein product MRDPVFTGTAMAYHPFHAHRPTDFPMSAFLAAAQPSFFPALSLPPGALTKPITDHGLAGAAEAGLHPALSHHQAAHLRSMKSLEPEEEVDDDPKVTLEAKDLWDQFHKLGTEMVITKSGRRMFPPFKVRINGLDKKAKYILLMDIVAADDCRYKFHNSRWMVAGKADPEMPKRMYIHPDSPATGEQWMAKPVAFHKLKLTNNISDKHGFTILNSMHKYQPRFHIVRANDILKLPYSTFRTYVFPETEFVAVTAYQNDKITQLKIDNNPFAKGFRDTGNGRREKRKQLSMPSLRMYEDQCKADREGADSDASSSEAPAGRDTVHSPLGAGTSPLRFSRPSRDDKTCTDSEQELEHQDERCTGSNSPGPEPVSPYSSRCEERMRERAVAEKKDDSLFSIRSLEKDKVESRHRKDTTDVLTKDSEAGGISATKDAFSPLVVQTESPSHFSPGHLQSLALSGLHSQQFFNPLNTGSPLLFHPGQFAMAPGAFSAMGMGHLLASVSGTSGLENGSLSTQGTGGTPNPFPFHLSQHMLASQGIPMPPFGGLFPYPYTYMAAAAAAASASALPATSTSSPLSRNPFLGSSRPRLRFNPYQLPVSLPQSSSLLTTGLQGSINPGSESSKPGSRETSPAPEHHSNHKTGGSSGRVASPKTSVKDSVNELQSIQRLVSGLEGQREPSPNTDCPK